Within Streptomyces albofaciens JCM 4342, the genomic segment CAGGGTGACGAGCTGACCGATCAGGGCGCGGGCCGTGCCCTGGGCGCAGGCCGGGTCGCCGGAGACCGTGAGGTGGTAGAAGGCGCGCAGGGAGACCGCGACCGGCATGTTGTGCAGCGAGCCGTGAGCGGCCAGGAAGCGCTGCATGATGCCGGCGGTCAGCGGTTCGAGTTCGTCGACGGGGGCGGTGTCGGGGGCAACAAGCGGAGTGGCCAGCTGCTGGGTGCCCAGGCCGATACGGGCCTGGCCGAAGTCGGCATCGCCGATGCGGCGCTCCCAGATGCGGCTGCCCTCGGCGACGAGGGACCACAGCTGGTCGGGGGCCGGGTGTAGGTAGTGCTGGGCGCCCTGTTGGGCGGTGGCCGTACGGAGGATCCGACGGCGGGTCTGCGCCAGGTACTTGAGGTAGTCCCGACGGCTCTGCGCCATCTCGCCCTGGGTGCCTCTGCGGTAGCGGACGATCTGGGCGATGACCATGCCGATCGTCGAAAGCAGCATCAGCGCGCCCATGATGCGCATGAAGCCAGGCAGGCCCGGCATGAAGAAGAACACGACCGACGAGCCCATGCCGATCATCGGCAGGAGCTGCATCAGCACGCCCTCCTGCTGGCCGCGCGGCAGCTCCGGCGGGGCCTGCAGCTGCAGCTCGTCCGTGGCGGGGCCGGGCGGAAGCGCCCGCGGCGGGCGCTTGACGACGATCTGGCTCACCGAGCATCAATCCCTCGACACGGAGGGAAGTTCCGTACCGATCGCCCCCTGGCGACGGCGCCCCCCGCACCAGGCGATCCTACTGCCGACTAATGTGACAGATGGGAAGGGCTGCACGGCTCGATGACACAAAGGAGCCGGTGACTCAGAAGTGCGGTGGCACGATAGTCCGCGGCACCGACCGCGTACGGATCGAGCGTGGCAACGATCACGTGACCGAGCGGCCATATGACCGAGTGGCCGGATGGCCAGGTGGCAGGGGGCAGAGCTGAACACGATGAGCACGAGCACGGGAACCGGCTTCCGCAGGATCGCGGTGGTCGCCCCCGACAGTCGTATCGACGTGGCACTGCCCGAGAACATCCCGGTCTCCGACATCTACCCGGAGATCCTGCGCCTGACCGGACAACGACAGCCCCCGGGCGCGCCGACCGGCTACTACCTCTTCCGCGCCGACGGCAGCGCCCTCGACAGCGCCCGTACGCTCGCCGACCAGCGCGTCGTCGACGGTGAGATGCTGCACCTGCGCCCCTTCGCGCAGTCGCTCCCGCCGGCGGTCTTCGACGATGTCTCCGATGCGGTGGCCGCCGCCGTCACCCGCGACCGCCGTCTGTGGCACGACGGCCTGCTGCGCGGGGCTGGCCTGGCCGGAGTCGGGGTGCTGCTCGTCCTCCTCGCCCTCGTGCTGTGGTCCGCCGACCCGGTACGGCACGACATGCACGGTCTGCCGGGCGTGATCGCCGGTACGGCGGGTGTGCTGTTGGCCGCGTTCGCGGGGGTACGGGCTCGGGTTTATGAGGACCAGCCGTCAGCCGTCGCACTCGGCCTGGGCGCGCTGCCGGTCGTGCTGTGCGCGGGCTCGGGGATCGTCGGTCCGGACGCCGGCCACGGGGCCGGGCGGCTGCAGTTCCTGCTGGGCTGTATTGCCGTGCTCATGGTTTCCGTCACTCTTGTCGTGCTGTCGCCGTCCGGTGATGCGCCGTTCATCGCCGCCACGTTCGCCTCGGCCGTCGGCACCCTCGCCGCATTCCTCGCCATCATCAGCGAGGCCACGGCCACCCAGGCCGCAGCCGTCTGCGCGCCCGTGGCCATCGGCCTGATGGCCTTCCTGCCGGGACTGGCCACGCGCCTGGCCCGGCTGCCCATCGGGTACGTCACACCGCGCAGCCTGAGCGAGGGACGGGAAGCGGGAGCGGAACTGAGGGGTGATGAGGAGCCCATCGGCCTGGACCCCGTCGACGAGGAGCGCGTCGCCGCCCAGGCCCGCCGCGGCCATGAGCTGCTGCTCGGACTGCTCGGCGGCTGTTGCGTGGTCCTCATCGGCGCCGCGGGCGTCCTCGGCTTCGCTCCCTCCACATGGGCCCAGCTGCTGGCGCTGGCCACCGGCCTGGCGACGCTGCTGCGCGCCCGGCTCTTCCGCTACACCGCCCAGGTTGCCTGCACGGTCGTCGCCGGCCTGGCAGCGCTGTGTCTCCTCGTACTGGGGGTGGCCTTCAATCCGCCCACCGGGATGCTGAACGACTTCCTCTCGGGAGACCGCACTTCGCTGGATCTGCGTACGCTGTGGCTTGCGCTCGTGGTCATCGGCGTGGTGGCGCTGGTGACGACGGTCGCGCTGACCGTACCGAAGAAGGGGCTGACGCCCTTCTGGGGCCGGGTGCTCGATCTCGCCGACGGATTCCTGCTGCTGTCCCTGATGCCGCTGTGCCTGGCGGTCCTGGACCTGTACAGCCGGGCACGGAGCATGACCAGCGGCTGAGGGAAACCACGGGCCCGAGGCCCCGAGAACACGCAGGACGAGACGGCTGAGGAACGGCCGCACAGGAACAGGGAGCAGGGGGGAAGCGCAGCGTCATGGCATCACGGCGGGACGAGCTCAACGGCTACACCTTCGCCAAGAAACGGCTGGTGGCCGCCTTCCTGCAGCCTTCCCCGGACCGCACGGACGAGGGCGCCCCGAGCCCGCTGCGCGCGGTGCTGCCCGGCCTGGTCATCGCCGCCCTGATCCTGTCCGGATTCGGCGCCTGGGGCATGTTCCGCCCCAAGGCCCCCAAAGGCTGGGACGCCCCCGGCGCACACGTCATCCTGGGCAGCAAATCCACCACCCTGTATGTGGTTCTGGAGACAGGCGGCAAGAAGCAGCTGCACCCCGTCCTGAACATGGCCTCCGCCCGGCTGCTCCTCAAACCCGACCGGTTCGACGTCCTCAAGGTCGACGAGGGGGAACTGGACAGCGGAAAACTCCCCCACGGCCCGACCCTGGGCATCCCGTACGCCCCCGACCGGCTCCCGGAAGCGGCCGAGGCAGCGAAGGGCAAACGCTGGGCGGTGTGCGAACAACCCGGCAGCAATGGCAAGTCCGTACAGAAGGCCACCTTCCTCTTCGCCGACCGTGACACGGACAAGGTGGAGGGTCCGGGCCGTCTGCACGATGGCCAGGCCCTCTACGTCCAGGAGACCAGGGGATCCGGGGAGTCCGGCGGGGCCCGCTATCTGATCGACCCGAAGGGCACCAAGTACCTCATCGACGGTGGCGCTGATACGGAACTGCTGCTGCGCGCCCTGGTGGGCGACCGACAGCCCCAGCCGGTCACCAAGGACTGGCTCGCCACCTTCCACGACGGCACCCCGATCGCCTTCCCCACCCTGCCCGGTACGGTCAACCAGCCCGCCCACGTCAACGGCCTCGGCGGACGCGAAAACCGCACCGGCATGGTGCTGCGCGCGACCACCGGCGCTGGCACCCAGCACTACGTCGTACTCCCGGGCAAGGTCATCCCCGTCTCCGACTTTGTGGCCAAGTTGCTCCTGTTCTCCAAGCAGACGGCCCCACTGGAGCAGCACAATCGCCCCACCGAGGTGGACGCACAGTCCTTCACCCCCGAGGCGCAGCACCTGTTTGCCGAGAAGCAGTGGCCGCAGGGGGTTGCCGAACAGGTCAACACCGACACGGCGCAGGGCGGCCGCGGTACTACGGTCTGCAGTGTGCTGCGTGCGGTGTCGAAGACCGGCGATACGGAACTGAGTACCTGGGCGGGAGCGGATTTCCCCCAGCAGATCGCCAACGGCGGCACCAGCGCGTACGTCACCCCGGGGACCGGCCTGTTCTACAAGCAGATCCAGCCGGGAGACGCCAGTTCCGGAGCGCACTTCCTCGTCACGGACACCGGCCTGCGCTACGGCGTTCAGACGAACAACGACAGCAGCGCCAAACAATCCGGCACCCCAGGCACAGCCAAGGAACAGCATTCCGGCGAGCGCCCGCAGGAGACCAACCGGGCGCAGACCCTCCTTGGTTACAAGGACATCAAACCGGTGCTGGTGCCGACGAACTGGTCGCAGTTCCTGCCGATGGGACCTCGGCTGGATGCGAACGCCGCCCGCCAGCCCCAGGGCTCATAAGGGACGGGGAGACGCAGTGAGGAGGAGAACACCAGCCGCACGGGCGGCGGCCACCCTGCTCGTGGCACTGATCGGAGGCATTGCCCCCATGGCTCCGGCCGGCGCCGCCCACGCCGCGGACGGGGAGGGCGTGACCTCGGCCCCTGAGGGGAACGGCGTCTGCACCTTCCCCATGAAGCAGCAGATCAAGGAACGCCCCTGGGCCCTGCAGCGCGTCGTCCTCGACCAGCTGTGGCAGGACACCAAGGGCCGGGACGCGCACGGTCGCCCGGTACGCGTCGCCGTCATCGACACCGGTGTTGACAACACTA encodes:
- the eccB gene encoding type VII secretion protein EccB, with the translated sequence MASRRDELNGYTFAKKRLVAAFLQPSPDRTDEGAPSPLRAVLPGLVIAALILSGFGAWGMFRPKAPKGWDAPGAHVILGSKSTTLYVVLETGGKKQLHPVLNMASARLLLKPDRFDVLKVDEGELDSGKLPHGPTLGIPYAPDRLPEAAEAAKGKRWAVCEQPGSNGKSVQKATFLFADRDTDKVEGPGRLHDGQALYVQETRGSGESGGARYLIDPKGTKYLIDGGADTELLLRALVGDRQPQPVTKDWLATFHDGTPIAFPTLPGTVNQPAHVNGLGGRENRTGMVLRATTGAGTQHYVVLPGKVIPVSDFVAKLLLFSKQTAPLEQHNRPTEVDAQSFTPEAQHLFAEKQWPQGVAEQVNTDTAQGGRGTTVCSVLRAVSKTGDTELSTWAGADFPQQIANGGTSAYVTPGTGLFYKQIQPGDASSGAHFLVTDTGLRYGVQTNNDSSAKQSGTPGTAKEQHSGERPQETNRAQTLLGYKDIKPVLVPTNWSQFLPMGPRLDANAARQPQGS
- the eccD gene encoding type VII secretion integral membrane protein EccD produces the protein MSTSTGTGFRRIAVVAPDSRIDVALPENIPVSDIYPEILRLTGQRQPPGAPTGYYLFRADGSALDSARTLADQRVVDGEMLHLRPFAQSLPPAVFDDVSDAVAAAVTRDRRLWHDGLLRGAGLAGVGVLLVLLALVLWSADPVRHDMHGLPGVIAGTAGVLLAAFAGVRARVYEDQPSAVALGLGALPVVLCAGSGIVGPDAGHGAGRLQFLLGCIAVLMVSVTLVVLSPSGDAPFIAATFASAVGTLAAFLAIISEATATQAAAVCAPVAIGLMAFLPGLATRLARLPIGYVTPRSLSEGREAGAELRGDEEPIGLDPVDEERVAAQARRGHELLLGLLGGCCVVLIGAAGVLGFAPSTWAQLLALATGLATLLRARLFRYTAQVACTVVAGLAALCLLVLGVAFNPPTGMLNDFLSGDRTSLDLRTLWLALVVIGVVALVTTVALTVPKKGLTPFWGRVLDLADGFLLLSLMPLCLAVLDLYSRARSMTSG